In one Sander lucioperca isolate FBNREF2018 chromosome 7, SLUC_FBN_1.2, whole genome shotgun sequence genomic region, the following are encoded:
- the LOC116040125 gene encoding olfactomedin-4-like yields the protein MKLYVIVPLCALFTLTQQAPSPRDKCACELTNSEKAFPHDKLGSVETNALKCNSNITPQKTLELESLLLGLERRLPQLQDDVSMLEREDDEDLYAVVSLQVIENELREIKLFMDRLNSTTLGHQHLTADTSKQLEELKAEMQELETYDTMQVVKTQQANKHLKKELDQCISGLHATNQPTQPPQGNCPHGEFQNITGPRVYTAGEYPGSYTYGAWGQDPKPEAGKESWYWLVMLTSSNKFSNYVRLYSSLSSLIVGVSAPGNVQISPSNPTTNTIQGPNVVLYGGDLYYNCYNLDSVCRFNLTSQTVTTLQLPKGTRFNSKGNFCHLDECYPFTDLDLATDESGVWVIYTTTQDFGNLVLSKVEEGEPLRLGRTWHTSVYKQGVTNTFMACGVLYATRYLNKELEEIFYSFDTTTGEQRFNIGIFIKKMSPNIYALNYSPVDQMLHAYCDSYMVSYKVLFNRNGYADVFY from the exons ATGAAGCTGTATGTGATCGTTCCACTATGTGCTCTGTTCACCCTCACCCAACAG GCACCTTCACCACGCGATAAGTGTGCATGTGAGTTGACTAATTCAGAGAAGGCATTCCCTCATGACAAACTCGGCTCAGTGGAGACCAATGCATTAAAATGCAACAGTAACATCACCCCACAGAAG ACTCTGGAGCTGGAGAGTCTGCTGCTGGGTTTGGAGCGGCGTCTGCCCCAGCTGCAGGACGATGTGTCCATGCTGGAGAGGGAAGATGACGAAGACCTCTACGCAGTCGTCAGCCTGCAGGTGATAGAGAACGAACTGAGGGAGATCAAGCTGTTCATGGACAGGCTCAACAGCACCACCCTGGGACACCAGCACCTAACTGCTGACACTAGTAAACAG TTGGAGGAACTGAAAGCAGAGATGCAGGAGCTGGAGACGTACGACACCATGCAGGTCGTGAAGACCCAGCAAGCCAACAAGCATCTGAAGAAAGAACTGGACCAGTGCATCAGTGGACTTCACGCCACCAACCAACCCACTCAGCCTCCACAAG GGAACTGCCCCCATGGTGAATTTCAGAACATAACGGGGCCAAGGGTGTACACAGCAGGAGAGTACCCTGGCTCCTACACATATGGAGCCTGGGGTCAGGATCCCAAACCAGAGGCGGGGAAGGAGAGCTGGTATTGGCTGGTAATGTTGACCTCCAGCAACAAATTCTCCAACTATGTCCGTCTCTACTCCAGCCTGAGCTCTCTTATTGTTGGGGTGAGCGCACCAG GTAATGTCCAGATTAGCCCCTCTAACCCCACAACCAACACCATCCAGGGACCAAATGTTGTGCTGTACGGAGGGGATTTGTACTACAATTGTTACAACCTGGATTCTGTTTGTCGATTCAACCTGACCAGCCAAACTGTTACCACATTACAACTACCCAAAGGCACCAG GTTTAACTCAAAGGGTAACTTCTGCCACCTTGATGAATGCTACCCGTTCACTGACCTGGACCTGGCGACAGATGAGTCAGGCGTCTGGGTGATCTATACCACCACCCAGGACTTTGGCAACCTGGTGCTGTCCAAGGTGGAAGAGGGTGAACCGCTGAGGCTCGGCCGAACTTGGCACACCTCGGTCTACAAGCAGGGGGTGACCAACACCTTCATGGCCTGCGGCGTGCTCTATGCCACACGGTACCTCAACAAGGAACTGGAGGAGATCTTCTATTCGTTTGACACCACGACAGGAGAGCAGAGGTTCAACATTGGCATCTTCATCAAAAAGATGTCTCCCAACATTTATGCCCTCAACTACAGCCCTGTGGACCAGATGCTCCATGCCTACTGTGACTCCTACATGGTCTCCTATAAGGTTTTGTTTAACCGAAATGGATATGCTGACGTTTTCTATTAA